A part of Osmerus mordax isolate fOsmMor3 chromosome 10, fOsmMor3.pri, whole genome shotgun sequence genomic DNA contains:
- the gprc5c gene encoding G-protein coupled receptor family C group 5 member C isoform X1: MATTTPPQGCGIGVSSLYYNLCDLGSAWGIVLESFAGAGVVASFVVLVVVLASLPFVTDKNRKNSVGLLVGFLICTLGLFGLTFAFIVGKNFSTCASRRFLFGVLFAGCFACLLMQCVRLNLLARRGQGPRGWALCLGALGLWLVEVVINTEWLIITVVRYPLPPLNATAALGVATDTPCNIANVDFVMALIYVLNLLLAVVVAAVPALTGKHKQWRQAGAFILLTGLLSAAIWVAWIVMFVYGNGKKGGPTWDDPTLAIALVANAWVFLILYIIPELCSLTQEEEEGQPGFGEDLYPSRGVGYETILKEHSGQNMFMENKAFSMDEPNSGNKPVSPYSGYSGQLRNSVYQPTELALISKGGVNPPQTELSYHTAIPRASTTSSASPATSGASTLSLHAEQGASDTHSQATNSGNGLHRKPQW, from the exons ATGGCTACCACGACCCCTCCCCAGGGATGCGGTATCGGCGTGAGCTCCCTCTACTACAACCTGTGTGACCTGGGGTCAGCGTGGGGCATCGTGCTGGAGTCGTTCGCCGGGGCGGGCGTGGTGGCTTCCTTCGTGGTCCTGGTGGTGGTTCTGGCCAGCCTGCCCTTCGTGACGGACAAGAACCGCAAGAACTCGGTGGGGCTCCTGGTGGGCTTCCTGATCTGCACCCTGGGCCTGTTCGGGCTCACCTTCGCCTTCATCGTGGGGAAGAACTTCTCCACCTGTGCCTCCCGGAGGTTCCTGTTCGGGGTGCTGTTCGCCGGCTGCTTCGCCTGTCTGCTGATGCAGTGCGTCCGGTTGAACCTGCTGGCCAGGCGGGGCCAGGGGCCCCGGGGCTGGGCGCTGTGCCTGGGGGCGTTGGGGCTGTGGTTGGTGGAGGTGGTCATCAACACCGAGTGGCTGATCATCACCGTGGTGCGCTACCCGCTGCCGCCCCTCAACGCCACGGCCGCGCTCGGCGTCGCCACGGACACCCCGTGTAACATCGCCAACGTGGACTTCGTCATGGCGCTCATCTACGTGCTGAACCTGCTGCTGGCCGTGGTGGTGGCGGCCGTGCCCGCCCTGACGGGGAAGCACAAGCAGTGGCGCCAGGCGGGCGCCTTCATCCTGCTCACCGGCCTGCTGTCGGCGGCCATCTGGGTGGCCTGGATCGTCATGTTCGTCTACGGCAACGGGAAGAAAGGGGGTCCCACGTGGGACGACCCCACCCTGGCCATTGCCCTGGTGGCCAACGCCTGGGTGTTCCTCATCCTGTACATCATCCCCGAGCTGTGCTCCCtcacccaggaggaggaggagggccagcCAGGCTTCGGAGAGGACCTCTACCCCAGCCGAGGGGTGGGCTACGAGACCATCCTGAAGGAGCACAGCGGACAGAACATGTTCATGGAAAACAAGGCTTTCTCCATGGACGAGCCCAACTCag GGAACAAGCCGGTGTCTCCCTACAGCGGGTACAGCGGGCAGCTACGCAACTCTGTGTACCAGCCGACAGAGCTGGCCCTCATCAGCAAGGGAGGGGTGAAT CCGCCACAGACGGAGCTGTCGTATCACACGGCCATTCCCCgggcctccaccacctcctccgcctccccggccaCCAGCGGAGCCAGCACCCTCTCCCTGCACGCCGAGCAGGGGGCctccgacacacacagccaagccaCCAACAGC gGTAACGGACTTCATAGGAAACCCCAGTGGTGA
- the gprc5c gene encoding G-protein coupled receptor family C group 5 member C isoform X2, whose translation MATTTPPQGCGIGVSSLYYNLCDLGSAWGIVLESFAGAGVVASFVVLVVVLASLPFVTDKNRKNSVGLLVGFLICTLGLFGLTFAFIVGKNFSTCASRRFLFGVLFAGCFACLLMQCVRLNLLARRGQGPRGWALCLGALGLWLVEVVINTEWLIITVVRYPLPPLNATAALGVATDTPCNIANVDFVMALIYVLNLLLAVVVAAVPALTGKHKQWRQAGAFILLTGLLSAAIWVAWIVMFVYGNGKKGGPTWDDPTLAIALVANAWVFLILYIIPELCSLTQEEEEGQPGFGEDLYPSRGVGYETILKEHSGQNMFMENKAFSMDEPNSGNKPVSPYSGYSGQLRNSVYQPTELALISKGGVNGNGLHRKPQW comes from the exons ATGGCTACCACGACCCCTCCCCAGGGATGCGGTATCGGCGTGAGCTCCCTCTACTACAACCTGTGTGACCTGGGGTCAGCGTGGGGCATCGTGCTGGAGTCGTTCGCCGGGGCGGGCGTGGTGGCTTCCTTCGTGGTCCTGGTGGTGGTTCTGGCCAGCCTGCCCTTCGTGACGGACAAGAACCGCAAGAACTCGGTGGGGCTCCTGGTGGGCTTCCTGATCTGCACCCTGGGCCTGTTCGGGCTCACCTTCGCCTTCATCGTGGGGAAGAACTTCTCCACCTGTGCCTCCCGGAGGTTCCTGTTCGGGGTGCTGTTCGCCGGCTGCTTCGCCTGTCTGCTGATGCAGTGCGTCCGGTTGAACCTGCTGGCCAGGCGGGGCCAGGGGCCCCGGGGCTGGGCGCTGTGCCTGGGGGCGTTGGGGCTGTGGTTGGTGGAGGTGGTCATCAACACCGAGTGGCTGATCATCACCGTGGTGCGCTACCCGCTGCCGCCCCTCAACGCCACGGCCGCGCTCGGCGTCGCCACGGACACCCCGTGTAACATCGCCAACGTGGACTTCGTCATGGCGCTCATCTACGTGCTGAACCTGCTGCTGGCCGTGGTGGTGGCGGCCGTGCCCGCCCTGACGGGGAAGCACAAGCAGTGGCGCCAGGCGGGCGCCTTCATCCTGCTCACCGGCCTGCTGTCGGCGGCCATCTGGGTGGCCTGGATCGTCATGTTCGTCTACGGCAACGGGAAGAAAGGGGGTCCCACGTGGGACGACCCCACCCTGGCCATTGCCCTGGTGGCCAACGCCTGGGTGTTCCTCATCCTGTACATCATCCCCGAGCTGTGCTCCCtcacccaggaggaggaggagggccagcCAGGCTTCGGAGAGGACCTCTACCCCAGCCGAGGGGTGGGCTACGAGACCATCCTGAAGGAGCACAGCGGACAGAACATGTTCATGGAAAACAAGGCTTTCTCCATGGACGAGCCCAACTCag GGAACAAGCCGGTGTCTCCCTACAGCGGGTACAGCGGGCAGCTACGCAACTCTGTGTACCAGCCGACAGAGCTGGCCCTCATCAGCAAGGGAGGGGTGAAT gGTAACGGACTTCATAGGAAACCCCAGTGGTGA